From the Bacteroidales bacterium genome, one window contains:
- a CDS encoding aminoacyl-histidine dipeptidase, with the protein MSTKITDLEPKEVWKYFLEITKIPRPSKKEEKIAQYLVDFAKKHKLEHVKDQTGNVLIRKAATKGYENLQIVALQSHMDMVCEKNADKEFDFDKDAIQAYVDGEWVTADGTTLGADDGIGMATELAILAATNIDHGELECLFTVDEETGLTGAFGLKPDLLKANILLNLDSEDDGQIFIGCAGGRDTIAKMGFKKEQVPENVIPFKIAVKGLKGGHSGDDINKGLGNANKIINRLLHLAAQTYGARLNSFDGGNLRNAIAREAEAVILINRADKDKFTKMVDDFDKIIKNELQTTELDVLVETFEVDQPGFVIDEKSQHLLIQALYAMPHGVTEMSRDIPNFVQTSTNLASVKTFDDHFFITTSQRSSVASALDDVVNMVAAVLKLAGADVEHTDGYPGWSPNPKSSILQVAKKSYENLFNEEPKVLAVHAGLECGLIGETYPGMDMISYGPELKGVHSPDEKIHIKSVEKFWIWTLDILKNIPERAEK; encoded by the coding sequence ATGAGTACTAAAATTACAGACCTCGAACCCAAAGAAGTATGGAAGTATTTCCTGGAGATTACTAAGATTCCGCGTCCTTCGAAGAAAGAAGAAAAGATCGCTCAATATCTTGTTGATTTTGCTAAAAAGCATAAACTGGAACATGTTAAAGACCAAACCGGCAACGTGCTCATCCGCAAAGCTGCAACCAAAGGTTACGAAAACCTCCAGATTGTTGCCTTGCAAAGCCACATGGATATGGTTTGTGAAAAAAATGCTGACAAAGAATTCGATTTTGATAAGGATGCCATTCAGGCTTACGTGGATGGCGAATGGGTAACCGCCGACGGAACTACGCTGGGTGCCGACGACGGCATTGGCATGGCCACAGAGCTCGCGATTCTCGCTGCCACCAACATCGATCATGGCGAATTAGAATGCCTCTTCACTGTGGATGAAGAAACCGGTCTTACGGGTGCTTTTGGCCTAAAGCCCGATTTGCTCAAAGCCAACATCCTGCTCAATTTGGATTCGGAAGACGATGGTCAGATTTTTATCGGATGTGCGGGCGGTCGCGATACCATCGCTAAGATGGGGTTCAAAAAAGAACAGGTTCCTGAGAATGTAATCCCATTCAAGATAGCTGTGAAAGGTCTCAAAGGCGGCCACTCTGGTGACGACATCAACAAAGGCTTGGGCAATGCCAACAAGATCATCAACCGTTTGCTGCATCTCGCAGCACAAACATACGGCGCCCGCCTCAATAGTTTCGATGGCGGCAACCTTCGCAATGCCATTGCCCGCGAAGCCGAGGCCGTTATCCTGATAAATCGCGCAGATAAGGACAAGTTCACCAAAATGGTGGATGATTTTGATAAGATTATTAAGAACGAACTTCAAACCACCGAGCTGGATGTACTGGTAGAAACCTTCGAGGTGGATCAACCTGGTTTTGTCATCGACGAAAAGTCACAGCATTTGCTCATCCAGGCGCTTTATGCCATGCCGCACGGCGTTACGGAGATGTCGCGCGACATACCCAACTTTGTGCAAACCTCTACCAATCTAGCTTCTGTCAAGACTTTCGACGATCATTTCTTTATCACCACCAGCCAGCGCAGCTCCGTGGCCAGCGCCCTGGATGATGTAGTGAATATGGTGGCCGCCGTATTGAAGCTGGCTGGCGCCGATGTTGAGCATACCGATGGCTACCCGGGTTGGAGCCCAAATCCCAAAAGCAGCATTCTGCAGGTTGCCAAAAAATCGTACGAAAATCTGTTTAATGAGGAGCCCAAGGTACTGGCCGTGCACGCCGGCCTGGAGTGTGGCCTCATTGGCGAAACCTACCCCGGGATGGATATGATCTCTTATGGCCCTGAGCTGAAAGGCGTTCATTCGCCCGACGAAAAGATTCACATCAAATCCGTGGAGAAATTCTGGATTTGGACCCTCGACATCCTCAAAAACATCCCCGAAAGGGCAGAAAAGTAG
- a CDS encoding YihY/virulence factor BrkB family protein, with protein MNRKLSNLFNQVKITFKEFGSSKPFIYAGAIAFFTIFAMPAILVLIITTSGNLFGQEAITGELSNQVRSLIGPEGAAAIERIVKNASQATGGFLATIVSIVTLFIAATTVFTILQTALNKIWHVKPKPKREWLKMLKDRAVSFAIVLSMGFLLAVTLALDTFISAFTGFIEQNIFDLSISVLWIINFVISFALVSLVFGLIFKVLPDAKIRWRDVWVGAMITAALFVVGKFVIGAIIGNSRLTSTYGAAGSVIVILLWVYFSTIILLLGAAITQVYAREVGQQIRPSNNAIRIKENQQVIDENNNEK; from the coding sequence ATGAACCGAAAACTCAGCAATCTCTTCAACCAGGTTAAAATAACTTTCAAAGAGTTTGGTAGCAGCAAACCATTCATTTACGCTGGCGCCATTGCTTTCTTTACCATTTTTGCAATGCCGGCAATATTGGTATTAATAATCACGACATCCGGTAATCTCTTCGGGCAGGAAGCCATCACCGGCGAACTCAGCAATCAGGTTCGTTCGCTCATTGGCCCTGAGGGTGCTGCCGCTATCGAAAGAATTGTGAAAAATGCCAGCCAGGCCACAGGTGGTTTCCTGGCCACCATTGTTAGTATTGTTACTTTATTTATAGCTGCTACCACTGTTTTCACAATCCTGCAAACCGCCCTCAACAAAATATGGCACGTCAAGCCGAAGCCAAAGCGCGAATGGCTCAAGATGTTAAAAGACCGGGCAGTGTCGTTTGCCATTGTTCTTAGTATGGGATTTCTTCTGGCAGTTACGCTGGCACTTGACACCTTTATCTCGGCATTCACCGGTTTTATCGAGCAAAACATTTTCGATCTTTCCATTTCCGTTTTGTGGATTATTAATTTCGTGATCTCGTTTGCGCTTGTCTCGCTGGTGTTTGGGCTTATTTTTAAAGTGCTGCCCGATGCCAAAATCCGGTGGCGCGATGTGTGGGTTGGTGCTATGATCACGGCCGCGTTGTTTGTAGTTGGTAAGTTTGTCATTGGTGCAATCATAGGCAACAGCAGGCTTACCTCCACCTATGGTGCTGCCGGTTCCGTAATTGTCATTTTACTCTGGGTCTATTTCTCCACCATCATCCTTTTGCTGGGTGCTGCAATCACTCAGGTGTATGCACGTGAGGTAGGTCAGCAGATCCGGCCATCAAACAATGCAATTCGCATCAAAGAAAACCAGCAGGTGATCGACGAGAATAATAATGAGAAGTAA
- a CDS encoding YfcC family protein, producing the protein MKKRQIPHTYVIVFAIIVVAAMLTWFIPGGEFQRVMVTVGETQREIIQSDSFTYIESNPQTWEIFSAIFDGFVDKADIIVFILLIGGAFWIMNNSRAIDVGIFSFLKFTRRLEHYKVIKALGVDNMVITLIMLMFSAFGAIFGMSEETIAFVIIFVPLAITMGYDSIVGVSMCFVAAALGFAGALLNPFTIGIAQGLSDLPLFSGIEYRFFCWVVINIVGIACILRYARRIKKNPKSSPVYDDDAYWRKRESISDPESIVSQTPKTAWVTFIIILVVMIIYAFYMPNTTLTVGNSSTTLPVIPILTVLFLVTGIASLRKSVHFFVLNLLMFTIIYLIVGVMGYGWYVMEIATLFFAMGIASGVAMNNSANKITSLFLEGVRDIMSAAMVVGLAGGIIIILQNGHVIDTLLYYISESMGEMGRVASVGMMYVFQTIINVVIPSGSAKAALTMPIMSQFSDLIGVSRQANVMAFQFGDGFTNMITPTSGVLIGVLGVAKIPYDKWLRWVTPFMIVLVILGFLLLIPTVTMKLPGF; encoded by the coding sequence ATGAAAAAACGACAAATCCCGCACACTTACGTCATCGTCTTTGCCATTATCGTAGTGGCCGCCATGCTCACCTGGTTTATTCCGGGAGGAGAGTTTCAGCGGGTTATGGTGACGGTGGGCGAAACACAGCGCGAAATTATCCAAAGCGATTCGTTTACTTACATCGAAAGTAACCCGCAGACCTGGGAAATATTTTCCGCCATTTTTGATGGATTTGTCGATAAAGCCGATATAATAGTTTTTATTCTGCTCATTGGCGGCGCCTTTTGGATTATGAATAACAGCCGCGCCATCGATGTCGGCATATTTTCGTTTCTAAAATTTACACGCCGCTTGGAGCACTATAAGGTGATCAAAGCTTTGGGTGTCGATAATATGGTCATCACGCTGATCATGTTGATGTTTAGTGCGTTTGGTGCCATCTTTGGCATGAGCGAAGAAACCATCGCTTTTGTCATCATCTTTGTGCCGCTGGCCATCACTATGGGCTACGATTCCATTGTTGGCGTATCGATGTGTTTTGTGGCGGCCGCACTTGGTTTTGCAGGTGCATTGCTCAACCCATTCACTATCGGCATTGCGCAAGGCTTGTCTGACTTGCCGCTTTTTTCAGGTATTGAATACCGTTTCTTTTGTTGGGTGGTAATAAATATTGTGGGCATTGCCTGTATACTGCGGTACGCAAGGCGCATCAAAAAGAATCCAAAATCTTCACCCGTTTACGACGACGACGCTTATTGGCGCAAACGTGAGAGTATCTCCGATCCGGAAAGCATTGTTTCCCAAACTCCAAAAACAGCCTGGGTCACTTTTATTATTATTCTTGTGGTGATGATTATTTATGCTTTTTACATGCCCAACACCACACTTACTGTGGGCAATTCTTCCACTACCCTGCCAGTCATTCCTATCCTTACGGTTTTGTTTCTGGTTACCGGAATTGCCTCATTACGAAAGTCGGTGCATTTTTTTGTATTAAATCTCCTGATGTTTACCATCATTTACCTTATCGTTGGTGTAATGGGCTATGGCTGGTATGTGATGGAGATCGCCACATTGTTTTTTGCTATGGGCATCGCTTCCGGCGTGGCGATGAATAATTCTGCAAACAAAATCACCAGCCTTTTTCTCGAAGGTGTGCGCGATATCATGTCGGCGGCAATGGTGGTTGGATTGGCAGGTGGAATCATCATCATTTTACAGAACGGTCACGTCATCGACACCTTATTATATTACATCTCCGAATCGATGGGGGAGATGGGGCGCGTTGCTTCGGTGGGGATGATGTACGTTTTTCAGACGATTATCAATGTGGTGATTCCCTCAGGCTCGGCCAAGGCGGCGCTCACCATGCCCATTATGTCGCAGTTTAGCGATTTGATTGGCGTTTCGCGGCAGGCCAATGTTATGGCGTTCCAGTTTGGCGATGGTTTTACCAATATGATAACGCCTACTTCCGGCGTCCTGATCGGGGTGCTTGGCGTGGCTAAAATTCCTTACGACAAGTGGTTGCGCTGGGTCACACCATTTATGATCGTGCTGGTAATCCTCGGGTTTTTATTATTAATACCTACCGTTACCATGAAGCTTCCAGGCTTTTAG
- a CDS encoding ComEC/Rec2 family competence protein, with the protein MINWHPYPFFRVLVPFAAGILLAIGIGLPPGTTPGVWILITLASILPAIFIIYFSSYRYSYLTGLFHYLFFFVAGFTLVLVRTPALEPSNISKYKGTADKYILRVAEPVRATARSYRATAALMYVVDSGVKQPVSGKVLVYFAADSAAASLKYGDVLIASGLLTEVPPPGNPHQFDYRKFLAHSGIYHQMFLKSSGWTKTNHTSANPLFTLAYAARNQLLDVLRSKGFGGDEYAVISAILLGYDDEMDRELRERYAGAGALHILCVSGLHVGIIFFIFNFLFSVLDRSKRTRWLKVILLLLAIWSYAFITGLSPSVLRAAVMFSLFSWRESRHAKSNPYNILAASAFILLVYNPYLLMLVGFQLSYAAVLAIVALFDPIYRLLAFRSYLADQVWKLIVVSLAAQIGTFPLAIYYFHQFPVYFLITNMVVIPLAWLIINTGVLLLMVSWISVWLSAIIGMLLSVFLMVMNGAVNFIHGLPGAVLHGLVLHLPQVVLIYLLIITTTRFAIDKNFRMLMANLVLVAVLVVSFTVGRAAKLNQQNVIIYQVNGHSALEVVHGRRALLIADSALLADAKAMGFSLEMNHTYSGIRQINFVIPDSLPSANLGEATAFYNPNFLSVGDLRFAFIDRSYIPLNSSVPLRVDYVVVQQNPNVDLSDLTTQYDFKALIFDASNSWYRLKEWSAWCDSTGTPYHNIREDGYFERPLTSQSKLEKLLSLW; encoded by the coding sequence GTGATCAATTGGCATCCATACCCGTTTTTTCGCGTACTTGTTCCTTTTGCAGCCGGTATCCTACTTGCAATTGGCATTGGCCTGCCCCCGGGAACAACGCCTGGGGTTTGGATTTTGATAACGCTGGCTTCTATCCTTCCAGCCATTTTCATCATTTATTTCTCTTCCTACCGGTACAGTTATCTAACGGGGCTTTTCCACTATCTCTTCTTTTTTGTTGCAGGGTTCACGCTGGTGCTTGTTCGCACGCCTGCGCTGGAGCCTTCTAACATTTCCAAATACAAAGGCACTGCCGATAAGTACATTTTGCGAGTAGCGGAGCCGGTGCGCGCCACCGCCAGGAGCTATCGCGCCACAGCGGCACTAATGTATGTTGTCGATTCGGGAGTTAAGCAGCCGGTTAGCGGCAAAGTGCTCGTTTACTTTGCTGCCGACAGTGCTGCAGCCAGCTTAAAATACGGCGATGTGCTGATAGCTTCAGGGTTGTTGACGGAGGTGCCGCCACCCGGAAATCCGCATCAGTTCGACTATCGAAAATTTCTGGCACACAGCGGCATCTATCACCAGATGTTTTTGAAAAGTTCCGGCTGGACAAAGACAAACCACACCTCTGCCAATCCTTTGTTTACCCTGGCTTATGCGGCACGGAACCAACTACTCGATGTATTGCGCAGCAAAGGATTTGGCGGCGATGAATATGCGGTAATTTCAGCAATACTGCTTGGTTACGATGACGAGATGGATCGCGAACTGCGCGAGCGTTATGCCGGCGCCGGAGCCTTGCACATTCTGTGTGTTTCGGGGCTACATGTAGGAATCATTTTTTTCATCTTCAACTTTTTATTTTCGGTGCTCGACCGCAGCAAACGCACACGCTGGCTCAAAGTAATACTGCTATTGCTGGCCATATGGTCGTATGCTTTTATCACCGGGCTTTCCCCCTCGGTATTGCGCGCGGCCGTGATGTTCAGTCTTTTTTCCTGGCGTGAGTCGCGGCATGCGAAATCCAATCCCTATAACATCCTGGCTGCGTCTGCTTTTATTCTTTTGGTTTACAACCCCTACCTCCTCATGCTCGTTGGGTTTCAGCTTTCGTACGCTGCTGTGCTGGCCATTGTTGCGCTGTTCGATCCCATCTATCGCCTGCTTGCCTTTCGCAGTTATCTGGCCGATCAGGTGTGGAAACTAATAGTGGTTTCGCTGGCTGCACAAATCGGCACTTTTCCTCTGGCCATCTATTATTTCCACCAGTTTCCGGTTTACTTTTTAATTACCAATATGGTGGTGATACCGCTGGCCTGGCTAATCATCAATACCGGCGTACTCCTGCTAATGGTGTCATGGATTTCGGTGTGGTTGTCGGCGATTATCGGGATGTTGTTATCCGTGTTTTTGATGGTGATGAATGGCGCCGTCAATTTTATCCATGGATTGCCCGGCGCAGTGCTACACGGACTTGTGCTGCATCTGCCGCAGGTGGTTTTGATTTATTTGTTAATCATCACCACAACACGCTTTGCCATCGATAAAAATTTTCGGATGCTAATGGCAAACCTGGTGCTGGTGGCGGTTTTGGTGGTGAGTTTTACTGTGGGACGTGCTGCTAAACTGAACCAGCAAAACGTCATTATTTATCAGGTAAACGGGCACTCGGCGCTGGAGGTGGTGCATGGTCGCCGCGCCTTACTCATTGCCGACAGCGCCTTACTGGCCGATGCTAAAGCGATGGGGTTTTCGTTGGAAATGAATCACACCTATTCGGGCATCCGGCAAATCAATTTCGTTATTCCGGATTCACTCCCATCTGCAAATTTGGGTGAAGCCACCGCTTTTTATAATCCAAACTTTCTTTCCGTTGGCGATCTTAGGTTTGCATTTATCGATCGCTCATATATTCCTTTGAACTCATCAGTTCCACTGCGGGTGGATTATGTTGTGGTGCAGCAAAATCCCAATGTTGATCTTTCCGATCTGACAACTCAATATGATTTTAAAGCTCTCATTTTCGATGCCTCCAATAGTTGGTACCGTCTGAAAGAGTGGTCGGCCTGGTGCGACAGCACCGGCACGCCTTATCACAACATTCGTGAAGACGGCTATTTTGAGCGCCCGCTCACCAGCCAATCAAAGTTGGAAAAGCTTTTGAGTTTGTGGTAG
- a CDS encoding DUF1343 domain-containing protein — translation MQTQEYLPLLDGKRVAVVANHTSLIGQEHLVDNLLHLDVDVVKVFSPEHGFRGQADAGEKVDDKIDLVTGLPILSLYGKQRKPDSAMLSDVDVVVFDIQDVGARFYTYISTMALVMEACAEKNIPVIVLDRPNPNGFYVDGPVLDTAFRSFVGMHPVPVVHGMTVGEYALMVNGEHWLPNDLQSQLTVIPMIGYSHSDRFELPVKPSPNLPNKYAVYLYPSLCFFEGTDVSIGRGTDYPFQVVGHPDYLAGHYIFVPRSIPGVATNPKHEGVHCNGINLISFAQNCEQQPAQLHLQWLINFYQSLHDSIKFFNNYFDKLAGNDILRNQIEAGLTEAEIRQSWQPTLNDFKTIRKKYLLYPDFE, via the coding sequence ATGCAAACGCAGGAGTATCTGCCGCTGCTCGACGGAAAACGTGTGGCGGTGGTGGCCAATCATACATCGCTCATCGGTCAGGAGCATCTGGTGGACAACCTGCTGCACCTCGATGTGGACGTAGTAAAAGTTTTTAGTCCCGAGCACGGCTTTCGTGGACAGGCTGATGCGGGCGAAAAGGTGGACGACAAAATAGATCTGGTGACGGGTTTGCCTATTTTATCCCTTTACGGGAAACAACGCAAGCCCGACAGTGCTATGCTTAGCGATGTTGACGTGGTGGTGTTCGACATTCAGGATGTGGGCGCGCGTTTTTATACCTACATCAGCACGATGGCTTTGGTGATGGAAGCTTGTGCCGAAAAAAATATTCCGGTTATCGTACTCGATCGTCCCAACCCCAACGGATTTTATGTGGATGGTCCTGTGCTCGACACCGCTTTCAGATCTTTTGTGGGGATGCATCCGGTGCCGGTGGTGCACGGCATGACGGTGGGCGAATATGCGCTGATGGTCAACGGGGAGCATTGGCTGCCAAACGATCTGCAAAGCCAGCTCACAGTAATTCCCATGATTGGCTACAGCCACAGCGATCGTTTCGAACTGCCGGTAAAACCTTCGCCCAATCTGCCCAACAAATACGCGGTTTATCTTTATCCGTCGCTCTGCTTTTTCGAAGGCACCGACGTAAGCATTGGTCGCGGTACCGATTATCCTTTTCAGGTGGTTGGGCATCCTGATTACCTTGCCGGCCATTATATCTTTGTGCCGCGCTCTATCCCCGGCGTAGCCACGAATCCCAAGCACGAAGGCGTGCATTGCAACGGGATCAATCTCATTAGCTTTGCGCAAAACTGCGAACAACAGCCGGCGCAGTTGCATTTGCAATGGCTCATCAATTTTTATCAAAGCCTGCACGATAGCATTAAGTTTTTTAATAATTATTTCGACAAGCTGGCTGGCAACGACATTTTGCGAAATCAAATAGAAGCAGGCCTCACCGAAGCCGAAATACGCCAGAGCTGGCAACCTACACTTAACGATTTTAAAACCATCCGTAAGAAATACCTGTTGTATCCGGATTTTGAATAA
- a CDS encoding FtsX-like permease family protein: MNFELFIAKGILSGDKDNFSQPIVRISVVSIALGLAVMILSIAITSGFKKAISEKVVGFGAHIHITSFDLNNSYETTPISIHQPFYPSLADTAGIRHIQAFATKSGLIKTDDQIQGIVMKGIYKDYDWSFFSDKIIAGKAFTIMDSLRNDSILISSKIANKLDFSPGDAVRVYFINPDEVTPRGRKFVVAGIYETGMEDFDDVYIIGDMRHIQRLNNWTDDQISGFEVFVNDFSKLDKMWEKVYNTIGFELNATSITNLYPQIFDWLNLQDMNVIIILVLMIAVAAINMISTLLILILEKTNMIGVLKALGTKNVSVRRIFMYHASFIIGRGLLFGNLLGIGMALVQQHFHIFRLDQESYYVPYVPISLDVLPVVLLNVGTLAICLLFLVVPSLVVSRITPVKAIRWE, translated from the coding sequence TTGAACTTCGAGCTCTTCATAGCAAAAGGAATCCTCTCGGGCGACAAAGATAATTTTTCGCAGCCAATCGTACGCATTTCGGTGGTGAGCATCGCCCTGGGACTTGCCGTCATGATTTTGTCGATAGCCATCACCAGTGGCTTCAAGAAGGCTATCTCCGAAAAGGTGGTGGGATTTGGTGCGCACATTCATATTACCAGTTTCGACCTGAACAACTCCTACGAAACCACGCCCATCAGCATCCACCAGCCTTTCTATCCCTCCCTGGCCGACACGGCAGGCATCCGCCACATTCAGGCTTTTGCCACCAAATCCGGACTTATCAAAACCGATGATCAGATTCAAGGTATCGTGATGAAAGGAATTTATAAAGATTACGATTGGTCGTTTTTTAGTGATAAAATTATTGCCGGAAAGGCTTTCACCATCATGGATAGCTTGCGCAACGACAGCATCCTTATCTCCTCAAAAATCGCCAACAAGCTGGATTTTAGTCCCGGCGACGCTGTACGCGTTTACTTTATCAACCCCGACGAAGTAACGCCACGAGGACGGAAGTTTGTGGTAGCAGGCATTTACGAAACCGGTATGGAGGACTTTGATGACGTGTACATTATCGGCGATATGCGCCACATACAACGCCTCAACAACTGGACGGACGATCAGATAAGTGGTTTCGAGGTGTTTGTAAACGATTTTAGTAAACTCGACAAGATGTGGGAAAAAGTGTACAACACCATCGGCTTTGAGCTCAACGCAACCTCGATAACGAATCTTTACCCACAGATTTTCGACTGGCTCAACCTTCAGGACATGAACGTGATCATCATCCTGGTGCTGATGATTGCCGTGGCAGCCATCAACATGATCTCTACTTTATTGATATTAATACTCGAAAAAACCAACATGATCGGGGTGCTAAAAGCACTTGGGACAAAAAACGTTTCGGTGCGCCGGATATTCATGTACCACGCCTCTTTCATCATTGGGCGGGGATTGCTTTTTGGCAACCTGCTGGGCATCGGAATGGCACTGGTGCAACAACATTTTCATATTTTCCGGCTCGACCAGGAATCGTATTATGTACCGTATGTTCCCATCAGCCTGGATGTGCTGCCGGTAGTGCTGCTCAATGTTGGCACGCTGGCCATTTGCCTGTTGTTTCTGGTAGTGCCTTCGCTGGTGGTAAGCCGCATCACTCCCGTAAAAGCTATCCGTTGGGAATAA
- a CDS encoding DUF1016 N-terminal domain-containing protein, giving the protein MEKIEKNQEFENVVGHIEFMRGNAFQKANREFILICYDVGLTVSKKMAEGSWDDNAVEALADFLQNRYKTSVSFTISNIGRMKQFYEVYFSDDFLKPLEKQLEDFFKPAVPTNTEETQTRLFTELLSEITWTNHLEILSRTKAPEERFFYLVNCLHERWSLREFRRRLDSDFYFKAMLLGQVVTPPSTQFPEDLFEEPYILEFFNLPLGHTKKDLENDL; this is encoded by the coding sequence ATGGAAAAAATTGAGAAGAATCAAGAATTTGAAAATGTCGTCGGGCATATCGAATTTATGCGAGGTAACGCCTTTCAAAAAGCAAATAGGGAGTTTATTTTAATCTGCTATGACGTTGGCCTGACGGTTTCAAAAAAAATGGCTGAGGGTTCCTGGGATGACAATGCAGTTGAAGCGTTAGCAGATTTCCTGCAAAATCGTTACAAAACATCCGTTAGCTTTACCATAAGTAACATTGGCAGAATGAAGCAGTTTTATGAGGTTTATTTTTCTGATGATTTTTTAAAACCTCTGGAAAAACAATTGGAAGACTTTTTTAAGCCGGCAGTGCCAACAAATACGGAGGAAACTCAAACTCGATTGTTTACCGAGTTACTTAGTGAAATTACCTGGACAAATCATCTGGAAATTCTCTCCAGAACTAAAGCACCGGAAGAAAGATTCTTCTATCTGGTCAATTGTCTGCATGAAAGGTGGTCATTGAGAGAATTCAGAAGGCGATTGGATTCCGACTTCTATTTCAAAGCAATGCTTTTGGGTCAGGTTGTGACACCTCCGTCAACTCAATTCCCAGAGGATTTATTTGAAGAACCTTATATTCTTGAGTTTTTTAATCTGCCATTGGGTCATACCAAAAAAGACCTGGAAAACGATTTATAA
- a CDS encoding DUF2179 domain-containing protein — protein sequence MELGFLMGDSFWFTWVIVPFLIVLSRVADQSIGTIRLIFVSKGFRYLAPLLGFFEVIIWLVAVGQIIQQLDNVLYYIAYGLGFAAGNYIGIILEERLSLGTVVVRIIPSKDTSKLVEFLKKENFGLTMMEAMGSRGSVTVILTVIPRKTLKSLIEIINRFNPNAFYSIEEVKSVSYGGLVPGSQAMGKSRMPQLWRKSK from the coding sequence ATGGAATTAGGTTTTCTGATGGGCGATTCGTTCTGGTTTACCTGGGTCATCGTCCCGTTTTTGATTGTTTTATCACGTGTTGCCGATCAAAGCATTGGCACGATACGTCTGATCTTTGTGTCGAAGGGGTTCAGATACCTGGCACCTTTGCTGGGCTTTTTCGAAGTTATCATCTGGCTGGTTGCAGTGGGACAGATTATCCAACAGCTCGACAACGTCCTTTACTACATCGCCTATGGTCTGGGCTTTGCCGCCGGCAATTATATCGGTATCATACTTGAGGAGCGCCTCTCGTTGGGTACTGTGGTGGTGCGCATCATTCCAAGTAAAGATACTTCCAAACTAGTCGAATTTCTCAAAAAGGAAAATTTCGGCCTCACGATGATGGAAGCTATGGGCAGCCGTGGTAGTGTAACAGTAATCCTTACAGTAATTCCACGCAAAACACTGAAATCGCTGATTGAAATCATCAATCGATTTAATCCCAATGCTTTTTATTCGATTGAGGAGGTAAAATCGGTAAGCTATGGTGGGCTCGTTCCAGGCAGTCAGGCCATGGGTAAATCGCGCATGCCGCAACTGTGGCGGAAATCGAAGTAA
- a CDS encoding phosphoadenylyl-sulfate reductase, which translates to MEKLSEGQLNELNRQFAGASAQELLSHFLQAYKHRIAFASSMGAEDQVITHMMAGIDSSSRIFTLDTGRVFPETYEVIERNNARYGLNIEIFFPEREQVEEMVNQKGVNLFYESIENRKLCCHIRKIVPLRRALQGMDAWISGLRRSQAVTRKNLQPVEWDNTFGLLKINPLIDWSEEQVWDFINQNNIPYNKLHDQGFRSIGCQPCTRAIAPGDDVRAGRWWWETPEQKECGLHIKKG; encoded by the coding sequence ATGGAGAAATTATCAGAAGGGCAACTTAACGAACTCAACCGGCAATTTGCTGGTGCCTCAGCGCAGGAATTATTGTCACATTTTTTGCAAGCCTACAAACACCGGATTGCTTTCGCTTCGAGCATGGGTGCCGAAGATCAGGTAATCACCCACATGATGGCCGGTATCGACAGCAGCTCACGGATATTTACCCTTGACACCGGGCGTGTTTTTCCGGAGACCTACGAGGTGATAGAGCGCAACAATGCCCGCTATGGCCTCAACATCGAAATATTTTTTCCGGAGCGCGAGCAGGTGGAAGAGATGGTGAACCAGAAAGGTGTTAATCTATTTTACGAAAGTATCGAGAACCGAAAGTTGTGTTGCCACATTCGCAAAATCGTGCCGCTGCGCAGGGCGCTACAAGGAATGGACGCCTGGATCAGTGGGTTGCGTCGTTCGCAGGCAGTAACGCGCAAAAACCTGCAGCCGGTAGAATGGGACAACACATTTGGTCTTTTAAAAATAAATCCGCTGATCGATTGGTCGGAAGAGCAGGTTTGGGATTTTATCAATCAAAACAATATTCCCTACAACAAGCTGCACGATCAGGGCTTCCGCAGCATTGGCTGCCAACCTTGCACCCGCGCCATAGCGCCCGGTGACGATGTGCGCGCAGGCCGCTGGTGGTGGGAAACGCCCGAACAAAAAGAGTGCGGTCTTCACATCAAAAAGGGGTAA